The Sphaeramia orbicularis chromosome 16, fSphaOr1.1, whole genome shotgun sequence genome window below encodes:
- the tcaim gene encoding T-cell activation inhibitor, mitochondrial, which translates to MSVSSLLRCTIRLERKYVATHLVQQRALSGAEAVNALRPFYFAVHPDFFGQFPREREVNENSLKRLNGYLENLQKSGTHSVKPTKLTFYVRDTKESTDEQPDLLSSGFRSVSFTLQTNDVLSTVMNVLTSCSLPVEHMKRLKANTERSKRATEEGIPFYRPIKWDKSYYTFTGFRDPEQELQQAKRVEPTLSLWLRNNEPEATKKHRASLPRREELNRLKKELCHKFDLADIRWQRSWGVAHRCCQLQSLSRLSQQSPEALINLQGHTIMFADQSGMNASGHVMLGTMDVHHHWLKLFERLPSYRSLQQQTEWLKERISLLLGGTQVIHMDRLGPTQPIAELYSTLNTFHKNLISRSLRLHPRSMQGLTMMLENDRSAPRLHEMGHFIIPTNCDPPKLQAFLQSHAHEARQRSYSRKQLQAEEDSAVKLCLQSLSLKTLSKEPSVSSSQMIQCCKRLEEQRSPLMQGLHVCVSHFYSVMQDGDLCVPWDWKS; encoded by the exons ATGTCTGTCAGTTCCCTCCTGCGCTGCACTATCAG ACTGGAGAGGAAATATGTGGCTACACATTTAGTCCAGCAGAGGGCACTGTCAGGAGCAGAGGCTGTCAACGCACTCAGACCGTTTTACTTTGCAGTTCATCCAGACTTTTTTGGACAATTTCCCAGGGAGAGG GAAGTGAatgaaaattcattaaagagGCTAAATGGCTACTTGGAGAACCTGCAGAAATCCGGGACTCACTCAGTCAAACCAACAAAACTCACCTTCTATGTCAGAGATACAAAGGAGAGCACCGATGAGCAGCCGGACCTTCTCTCATCAG GATTTCGCTCAGTCAGTTTCACACTGCAGACAAATGATGTCCTGAGCACAGTGATGAATGTATTGACATCATGCAGTCTGCCTGTGGAACACATGAAAAGACTGAAAGCAAACACAGAGAGGTCTAAAAGAGCCACTGAGGAAGGGATACCTTTTTACAGACCCATCAAGTGGGATAAGAGCTACTACACATTCACCGGGTTCAGAGACCCTGAACAAGAGCTACAGCAGGCCAAGAGAGTGGAACCTACACTCAG TTTGTGGTTGAGGAACAACGAGCCTGAAGCGACTAAGAAGCACAGAGCAAGTCTTCCTCGAAGAGAAGAGCTCAACAGGCTTAAGAAGGAGCTGTGCCACAAATTCGACCTGGCTGATATCAG GTGGCAGCGCAGTTGGGGCGTGGCCCACAGGTGCTGTCAGCTCCAGAGTCTGAGTCGGCTCTCGCAGCAAAGCCCTGAGGCCCTTATCAACCTTCAAG GACACACGATTATGTTTGCTGATCAGTCAGGGATGAACGCCTCAGGACACGTCATGTTGGGAACCATGGACGTCCATCACCACTGGCTCAAA CTGTTTGAGCGGCTGCCCAGTTACCGCAGCCTGCAGCAACAGACAGAGTGGCTGAAGGAACGGATCAGTCTCCTGTTGGGTGGAACACAGGTGATCCACATGGACCGGCTGGGACCCACCCAGCCCATCGCCGAGCTCTACAGTACCCTCAACACCTTCCACAAGAACCTGATATCCCGAAGCCTCCGTCTGCACCCCAGAAGCATGCAGGGCCTCACCATGATGCTGGAGAA TGACCGTTCAGCTCCCAGGCTTCATGAGATGGGTCACTTTATCATCCCTACCAACTGTGACCCTCCGAAGCTGCAGGCCTTCCTCCAGAGCCACGCCCATGAGGCCAGACAGCGCAGCTACAGCAGAAAACA gctccaggcagaaGAAGATTCTGCGGTGAAACTGTGTCTCCAAAGTTTGTCTCTAAAGACTCTGTCCAAAGAGCCCAGTGTGAGCTCCAGTCAGATGATCCAGTGCTGTAAGAGGCTGGAGGAGCAGCGATCACCTCTCATGCAGGGCCTCCACGTCTGTGtgtctcacttctactctgtcaTGCAGGACGGAGACCTGTGTGTCCCCTGGGACTGGAAGAGCTGA
- the cnot10 gene encoding CCR4-NOT transcription complex subunit 10 isoform X1 yields the protein MAENTEQNETKHDSSSSPGMTDQEKEMAASAYEAFTAGKYDESLKHLEALQELNKEDYKIPMNKAVVEFYRSGQTTTGTLKQTLMTMKNQVHTSAEDVDGLDDVENCLLYYNQAIIHYHMRQYSEAISIGEKLYQFLEPFEEKFAQAVCFLLVDLYLLTFQPEKALHLLTVLDKLSVQGSNKNGKGENNSSNKDGANQKAEFTAMMEVAKSKMHQYKVRAYIQMKSSKACKREIKSVMNTAGNSAPSLFLKSNFEYLRGNYRKAVKLLNSSNIAEHPGPIKTGECVRCMFWNNLGCIHFAMGKHNLGIFYFKKALQENDHTCAQLGDGGNGQSKKFTGIPMCALLANKRYELLYNCGIQLLHIGRPLAAFECLMEAVQVYHSNPRLWLRLAECCISANKGGSEQESKGLPCKKGIVQSIVGQGYHRKIVLASQSTQNTVYSEGQSAAIPVASMEFAAICLRNALLLLPEHQQQDNKTENGSKSSSQSGSTESGSENSDACSGKGQEADKFLSAAPSSPLRKQEVENLRCSILACSAYVALALGDNLMALNHAEKLLHQTKVSGSLKFLGHLYAAEALISLDRISDAIAHLNPENVSDVSMGVLTSEQDQGSDKGDEPVESSGKQTPLCYPSSVTSARAMMLFNLGSAYCLRSEYDKARKCLHQAASMVNTKEIPPEAILLGVYLELQNGNTQLALQIIKRNQLLPTAVHRVSPDSCKKPVQPIQLPSSFTQRK from the exons ATGGCAGAAAATACAG AACAAAATGAGACCAAACATGACAGCTCATCATCCCCTGGAATGACGGACCAAGAGAAAGAAATGGCAGCCAGTGCATATGAAGCCTTTACG GCCGGGAAATACGACGAGTCTCTGAAACACCTTGAAGCTCTGCAGGAGCTCAACAAGGAGGACTATAAGATCCCCATGAATAAAGCTGTAGTAGAGTTTTACAGAAGTGGCCAGACCACCACAGGAACTCTGAAGCAGACTCTAATGACAATGAAGAACCAG GTCCACACATCAGCAGAGGATGTTGACGGTTTGGATGATGTTGAAAATTGTTTGCTGTACTATAATCAAGCCATTATTCACTATCACATGAGGCAGTACTCTGAAGCCATCTCTATAGGAGAGAAGCTCTACCAGTTTCTGGAACCATTTG AAGAGAAGTTTGCTCAGGCCGTGTGTTTTCTGCTCGTGGATCTCTATCTGCTCACCTTCCAACCGGAGAAGGCGCTCCATCTGCTCACAGTGCTCGACAAACTCTCTGTACAGGGAAGCAACAAGAACGGCAAAGGAGAG AACAACAGTTCAAATAAAGATGGAGCGAACCAGAAAGCAGAGTTCACAGCCATGATGGAGGTAGCAAAGTCAAAGATGCACCAG TACAAAGTGAGAGCCTACATCCAGATGAAATCCTCAAAGGCCTGTAAAAGGGAAATCAAATCAGTGATGAACACAGCGGGGAAT TCTGCACCATCACTTTTCCTCAAGAGTAACTTTGAGTACCTGAGAGGAAACTACCGAAAAGCAGTCAAGCTGCTAAACAGTTCCAACATTGCAGAACATCCAGGACCCATCAAAACAG GTGAATGTGTTCGATGTATGTTCTGGAACAATTTGGGCTGCATTCACTTTGCAATGGGAAAACATAACCTAGGCATTTTCTACTTCAAGAAGGCACTACAAGAAAATGACCACACCTGTGCACAACTAGGAGATGGCGGCAACGGGCAAt cTAAAAAGTTTACAGGTATCCCTATGTGTGCGTTACTAGCCAACAAACGCTATGAGCTGCTGTATAACTGTGGTATTCAGCTGCTGCACATTGGCAGGCCTCTGGCAGCATTTGAGTGTCTGATGGAGGCGGTGCAGGTTTATCACTCCAACCCGCGGCTGTGGCTGCGACTCGCCGAGTGCTGCATCTCTGCAAACAAAGGG GGTTCAGAGCAGGAGAGCAAAGGGTTACCTTGTAAAAAAGGTATAGTTCAGTCTATTGTTGGGCAGGGCTACCATCGGAAAATCGTCCTGGCGTCACAGTCCACTCAGAACACAGTCTACAG tgagGGCCAGTCAGCAGCTATTCCCGTAGCCAGTATGGAGTTTGCAGCCATCTGTCTGAGGAACGCGCTTCTGCTACTGCCTGAACATCAGCAACAGGACAATAAAACAGAGAACGGCTCCAAGAGCTCCAGTCAGTCAGGAAGCACTGAGAGCGGCAGTGAGAATAGCGACGCCTGCAG TGGGAAAGGCCAGGAGGCAGATAAGTTCTTGTCTGCAGCTCCGTCGTCTCCTCTCAGAAAACAGGAGGTAGAAAATCTCAG GTGCTCCATCCTGGCCTGTAGTGCATATGTAGCGTTGGCACTCGGAGACAACCTGATGGCTCTGAACCACGCTGAGAAGCTGCTGCATCAGACCAAAGTGTCTGGATCCCTTAA GTTCCTGGGTCACCTTTATGCTGCTGAAGCCCTCATCTCATTGGACAGGATCTCTGATGCCATCGCCCACCTCAACCCAGAGAACGTCAGCGATGTTTCTATGGGAGTGCTGACCAGTGAGCAGGACCAGG GGTCTGACAAAGGAGACGAGCCTGTCGAGTCCT CAGGGAAGCAGACCCCCCTGTGTTACCCAAGCAGTGTGACGTCAGCTCGGGCCATGATGCTCTTCAACTTGGGCAGCGCCTACTGTTTGAGGAGCGAATACGACAAGGCCCGCAAGTGCCTGCATCAG GCTGCGTCTATGGTGAACACAAAGGAGATTCCCCCTGAGGCCATTCTGCTGGGAGTCTACTTAGAGCTGCAGAACG GAAACACCCAGCTGGCCCTGCAGATCATCAAACGGAACCAGCTGCTGCCCACCGCGGTCCACAGAGTTTCCCCAGATTCCTGCAAGAAACCCGTCCAGCCCATCCAGCTGCCCTCATCCTTCACACAGCGTAAATGA
- the cnot10 gene encoding CCR4-NOT transcription complex subunit 10 isoform X2 — protein sequence MAENTEQNETKHDSSSSPGMTDQEKEMAASAYEAFTAGKYDESLKHLEALQELNKEDYKIPMNKAVVEFYRSGQTTTGTLKQTLMTMKNQVHTSAEDVDGLDDVENCLLYYNQAIIHYHMRQYSEAISIGEKLYQFLEPFEKFAQAVCFLLVDLYLLTFQPEKALHLLTVLDKLSVQGSNKNGKGENNSSNKDGANQKAEFTAMMEVAKSKMHQYKVRAYIQMKSSKACKREIKSVMNTAGNSAPSLFLKSNFEYLRGNYRKAVKLLNSSNIAEHPGPIKTGECVRCMFWNNLGCIHFAMGKHNLGIFYFKKALQENDHTCAQLGDGGNGQSKKFTGIPMCALLANKRYELLYNCGIQLLHIGRPLAAFECLMEAVQVYHSNPRLWLRLAECCISANKGGSEQESKGLPCKKGIVQSIVGQGYHRKIVLASQSTQNTVYSEGQSAAIPVASMEFAAICLRNALLLLPEHQQQDNKTENGSKSSSQSGSTESGSENSDACSGKGQEADKFLSAAPSSPLRKQEVENLRCSILACSAYVALALGDNLMALNHAEKLLHQTKVSGSLKFLGHLYAAEALISLDRISDAIAHLNPENVSDVSMGVLTSEQDQGSDKGDEPVESSGKQTPLCYPSSVTSARAMMLFNLGSAYCLRSEYDKARKCLHQAASMVNTKEIPPEAILLGVYLELQNGNTQLALQIIKRNQLLPTAVHRVSPDSCKKPVQPIQLPSSFTQRK from the exons ATGGCAGAAAATACAG AACAAAATGAGACCAAACATGACAGCTCATCATCCCCTGGAATGACGGACCAAGAGAAAGAAATGGCAGCCAGTGCATATGAAGCCTTTACG GCCGGGAAATACGACGAGTCTCTGAAACACCTTGAAGCTCTGCAGGAGCTCAACAAGGAGGACTATAAGATCCCCATGAATAAAGCTGTAGTAGAGTTTTACAGAAGTGGCCAGACCACCACAGGAACTCTGAAGCAGACTCTAATGACAATGAAGAACCAG GTCCACACATCAGCAGAGGATGTTGACGGTTTGGATGATGTTGAAAATTGTTTGCTGTACTATAATCAAGCCATTATTCACTATCACATGAGGCAGTACTCTGAAGCCATCTCTATAGGAGAGAAGCTCTACCAGTTTCTGGAACCATTTG AGAAGTTTGCTCAGGCCGTGTGTTTTCTGCTCGTGGATCTCTATCTGCTCACCTTCCAACCGGAGAAGGCGCTCCATCTGCTCACAGTGCTCGACAAACTCTCTGTACAGGGAAGCAACAAGAACGGCAAAGGAGAG AACAACAGTTCAAATAAAGATGGAGCGAACCAGAAAGCAGAGTTCACAGCCATGATGGAGGTAGCAAAGTCAAAGATGCACCAG TACAAAGTGAGAGCCTACATCCAGATGAAATCCTCAAAGGCCTGTAAAAGGGAAATCAAATCAGTGATGAACACAGCGGGGAAT TCTGCACCATCACTTTTCCTCAAGAGTAACTTTGAGTACCTGAGAGGAAACTACCGAAAAGCAGTCAAGCTGCTAAACAGTTCCAACATTGCAGAACATCCAGGACCCATCAAAACAG GTGAATGTGTTCGATGTATGTTCTGGAACAATTTGGGCTGCATTCACTTTGCAATGGGAAAACATAACCTAGGCATTTTCTACTTCAAGAAGGCACTACAAGAAAATGACCACACCTGTGCACAACTAGGAGATGGCGGCAACGGGCAAt cTAAAAAGTTTACAGGTATCCCTATGTGTGCGTTACTAGCCAACAAACGCTATGAGCTGCTGTATAACTGTGGTATTCAGCTGCTGCACATTGGCAGGCCTCTGGCAGCATTTGAGTGTCTGATGGAGGCGGTGCAGGTTTATCACTCCAACCCGCGGCTGTGGCTGCGACTCGCCGAGTGCTGCATCTCTGCAAACAAAGGG GGTTCAGAGCAGGAGAGCAAAGGGTTACCTTGTAAAAAAGGTATAGTTCAGTCTATTGTTGGGCAGGGCTACCATCGGAAAATCGTCCTGGCGTCACAGTCCACTCAGAACACAGTCTACAG tgagGGCCAGTCAGCAGCTATTCCCGTAGCCAGTATGGAGTTTGCAGCCATCTGTCTGAGGAACGCGCTTCTGCTACTGCCTGAACATCAGCAACAGGACAATAAAACAGAGAACGGCTCCAAGAGCTCCAGTCAGTCAGGAAGCACTGAGAGCGGCAGTGAGAATAGCGACGCCTGCAG TGGGAAAGGCCAGGAGGCAGATAAGTTCTTGTCTGCAGCTCCGTCGTCTCCTCTCAGAAAACAGGAGGTAGAAAATCTCAG GTGCTCCATCCTGGCCTGTAGTGCATATGTAGCGTTGGCACTCGGAGACAACCTGATGGCTCTGAACCACGCTGAGAAGCTGCTGCATCAGACCAAAGTGTCTGGATCCCTTAA GTTCCTGGGTCACCTTTATGCTGCTGAAGCCCTCATCTCATTGGACAGGATCTCTGATGCCATCGCCCACCTCAACCCAGAGAACGTCAGCGATGTTTCTATGGGAGTGCTGACCAGTGAGCAGGACCAGG GGTCTGACAAAGGAGACGAGCCTGTCGAGTCCT CAGGGAAGCAGACCCCCCTGTGTTACCCAAGCAGTGTGACGTCAGCTCGGGCCATGATGCTCTTCAACTTGGGCAGCGCCTACTGTTTGAGGAGCGAATACGACAAGGCCCGCAAGTGCCTGCATCAG GCTGCGTCTATGGTGAACACAAAGGAGATTCCCCCTGAGGCCATTCTGCTGGGAGTCTACTTAGAGCTGCAGAACG GAAACACCCAGCTGGCCCTGCAGATCATCAAACGGAACCAGCTGCTGCCCACCGCGGTCCACAGAGTTTCCCCAGATTCCTGCAAGAAACCCGTCCAGCCCATCCAGCTGCCCTCATCCTTCACACAGCGTAAATGA
- the cnot10 gene encoding CCR4-NOT transcription complex subunit 10 isoform X3 yields MAENTEQNETKHDSSSSPGMTDQEKEMAASAYEAFTAGKYDESLKHLEALQELNKEDYKIPMNKAVVEFYRSGQTTTGTLKQTLMTMKNQVHTSAEDVDGLDDVENCLLYYNQAIIHYHMRQYSEAISIGEKLYQFLEPFEEKFAQAVCFLLVDLYLLTFQPEKALHLLTVLDKLSVQGSNKNGKGENNSSNKDGANQKAEFTAMMEVAKSKMHQYKVRAYIQMKSSKACKREIKSVMNTAGNSAPSLFLKSNFEYLRGNYRKAVKLLNSSNIAEHPGPIKTGECVRCMFWNNLGCIHFAMGKHNLGIFYFKKALQENDHTCAQLGDGGNGQSKKFTGIPMCALLANKRYELLYNCGIQLLHIGRPLAAFECLMEAVQVYHSNPRLWLRLAECCISANKGGSEQESKGLPCKKGIVQSIVGQGYHRKIVLASQSTQNTVYSEGQSAAIPVASMEFAAICLRNALLLLPEHQQQDNKTENGSKSSSQSGSTESGSENSDACSGKGQEADKFLSAAPSSPLRKQEVENLRCSILACSAYVALALGDNLMALNHAEKLLHQTKVSGSLKFLGHLYAAEALISLDRISDAIAHLNPENVSDVSMGVLTSEQDQGSDKGDEPVESWKQTPLCYPSSVTSARAMMLFNLGSAYCLRSEYDKARKCLHQAASMVNTKEIPPEAILLGVYLELQNGNTQLALQIIKRNQLLPTAVHRVSPDSCKKPVQPIQLPSSFTQRK; encoded by the exons ATGGCAGAAAATACAG AACAAAATGAGACCAAACATGACAGCTCATCATCCCCTGGAATGACGGACCAAGAGAAAGAAATGGCAGCCAGTGCATATGAAGCCTTTACG GCCGGGAAATACGACGAGTCTCTGAAACACCTTGAAGCTCTGCAGGAGCTCAACAAGGAGGACTATAAGATCCCCATGAATAAAGCTGTAGTAGAGTTTTACAGAAGTGGCCAGACCACCACAGGAACTCTGAAGCAGACTCTAATGACAATGAAGAACCAG GTCCACACATCAGCAGAGGATGTTGACGGTTTGGATGATGTTGAAAATTGTTTGCTGTACTATAATCAAGCCATTATTCACTATCACATGAGGCAGTACTCTGAAGCCATCTCTATAGGAGAGAAGCTCTACCAGTTTCTGGAACCATTTG AAGAGAAGTTTGCTCAGGCCGTGTGTTTTCTGCTCGTGGATCTCTATCTGCTCACCTTCCAACCGGAGAAGGCGCTCCATCTGCTCACAGTGCTCGACAAACTCTCTGTACAGGGAAGCAACAAGAACGGCAAAGGAGAG AACAACAGTTCAAATAAAGATGGAGCGAACCAGAAAGCAGAGTTCACAGCCATGATGGAGGTAGCAAAGTCAAAGATGCACCAG TACAAAGTGAGAGCCTACATCCAGATGAAATCCTCAAAGGCCTGTAAAAGGGAAATCAAATCAGTGATGAACACAGCGGGGAAT TCTGCACCATCACTTTTCCTCAAGAGTAACTTTGAGTACCTGAGAGGAAACTACCGAAAAGCAGTCAAGCTGCTAAACAGTTCCAACATTGCAGAACATCCAGGACCCATCAAAACAG GTGAATGTGTTCGATGTATGTTCTGGAACAATTTGGGCTGCATTCACTTTGCAATGGGAAAACATAACCTAGGCATTTTCTACTTCAAGAAGGCACTACAAGAAAATGACCACACCTGTGCACAACTAGGAGATGGCGGCAACGGGCAAt cTAAAAAGTTTACAGGTATCCCTATGTGTGCGTTACTAGCCAACAAACGCTATGAGCTGCTGTATAACTGTGGTATTCAGCTGCTGCACATTGGCAGGCCTCTGGCAGCATTTGAGTGTCTGATGGAGGCGGTGCAGGTTTATCACTCCAACCCGCGGCTGTGGCTGCGACTCGCCGAGTGCTGCATCTCTGCAAACAAAGGG GGTTCAGAGCAGGAGAGCAAAGGGTTACCTTGTAAAAAAGGTATAGTTCAGTCTATTGTTGGGCAGGGCTACCATCGGAAAATCGTCCTGGCGTCACAGTCCACTCAGAACACAGTCTACAG tgagGGCCAGTCAGCAGCTATTCCCGTAGCCAGTATGGAGTTTGCAGCCATCTGTCTGAGGAACGCGCTTCTGCTACTGCCTGAACATCAGCAACAGGACAATAAAACAGAGAACGGCTCCAAGAGCTCCAGTCAGTCAGGAAGCACTGAGAGCGGCAGTGAGAATAGCGACGCCTGCAG TGGGAAAGGCCAGGAGGCAGATAAGTTCTTGTCTGCAGCTCCGTCGTCTCCTCTCAGAAAACAGGAGGTAGAAAATCTCAG GTGCTCCATCCTGGCCTGTAGTGCATATGTAGCGTTGGCACTCGGAGACAACCTGATGGCTCTGAACCACGCTGAGAAGCTGCTGCATCAGACCAAAGTGTCTGGATCCCTTAA GTTCCTGGGTCACCTTTATGCTGCTGAAGCCCTCATCTCATTGGACAGGATCTCTGATGCCATCGCCCACCTCAACCCAGAGAACGTCAGCGATGTTTCTATGGGAGTGCTGACCAGTGAGCAGGACCAGG GGTCTGACAAAGGAGACGAGCCTGTCGAGTCCT GGAAGCAGACCCCCCTGTGTTACCCAAGCAGTGTGACGTCAGCTCGGGCCATGATGCTCTTCAACTTGGGCAGCGCCTACTGTTTGAGGAGCGAATACGACAAGGCCCGCAAGTGCCTGCATCAG GCTGCGTCTATGGTGAACACAAAGGAGATTCCCCCTGAGGCCATTCTGCTGGGAGTCTACTTAGAGCTGCAGAACG GAAACACCCAGCTGGCCCTGCAGATCATCAAACGGAACCAGCTGCTGCCCACCGCGGTCCACAGAGTTTCCCCAGATTCCTGCAAGAAACCCGTCCAGCCCATCCAGCTGCCCTCATCCTTCACACAGCGTAAATGA